In Primulina huaijiensis isolate GDHJ02 chromosome 4, ASM1229523v2, whole genome shotgun sequence, the DNA window ATATGATACAGCCTGCATTAGGCAAAGACGATATGCATACCGTTTTGTTTTTGGGAAACCCTCCCCGGAACTCATCTCCAAGTATTAaagggtgcgctcaaagacaacagtttttatctgttgttgtagctacaatttgaaaaaccgtcgcaaataaaattagcgacgtATTTATGTCtagccgtcgctaattagcgacggattatgcaAAAACAACGGTTGGTTCATGATTTCCGTCactaatattttcaataaaataaaaaaatttacttttaattatttaataaatctaaaaaaatttacaatttgaatagactaacaatattcatgatcttaactaacacttaaaaatttaccaaaaattaaagcgaaaaaatttaccttaaatcgaaactaaaatcgtgtaagaagaaaaatttttagtgttgtgaagtggtaaaatcgtgtaaaaaagaaaaattttaagttttgtgAAGTCGTGTGTGTTAAAATGGACCAAAtgtgcggatatttatagacaatttgcgacggtttttggttaAACTTTCGTTAATAGCGACGATTtaaccaaaaaccgtcgcatttttaaaatttgcgacggttttgcatataaccgtcgctacttttagcgacagtttcagcaaaatagcgacggtttcagcaaaatcgtcgctaaatacgTTGTTAACGATTTTATAGAAcagttgtcattgaccctaaaaaccgttgtattTGACCCctaaacgacaacggttctcaataaaaccattgttaaaaagcatacgataacggttttataaaaatcattgtcGTAGGTGGGTTGTTGATTtgtatttttcttgtagtgacacataaaacatgaaaaaatcATCAATAGTTTTCAGAAATCTCCTTCACGCCATGAAAATAACTCACACTTAAATGAATAAAATGTAAGAAAAATGACCCATAtcataaagaaagaaaaacgtGTAGGAAATGACGACGACCATAGCCTACAATTTTGAAAAACGGTACATGCACCGCCGCctcaacttaaaaaaaataataataataaacaaatgaATTCATTGCCGACAATTGCTTCAATTATATATgggtaaataataataataataataataataataaacaaatgaATTCATTGTCGACAATTGCTTCAATTATATATGGGTTTTtttcaacaacaacaacaacaacaacaataataataataaataataaataatgtgttattaagttaaatataTAGTTAGGTATACATATAGCATTTGgataatttgtacacattaaaatatttctaaagtttatgtataatttaatttgtgcataaaatttttattctattatatgtatgtataatttgTTGTTTATGTATATACATACAATATTGAGTggaataatattaataaactaaaattaaaattataaatattgctTATGGTTTCTTGAAATAGTATGatatttcaaatcattataATTCACAAATTgctcatattcaattattatgtttatataattttatatgaacaaattaagtaaaaatgtgaatataaatttatttaataaaaagttTTGGCTTATAAATATTCACATAAATATggataattaagttgaataataattataaagtgACATGAGAAAACATAATCTGAAGGAGTTCTTCATAGATCAGTTTAAACTGCCTTGGTCTCCCTGATGAACGTTGCTCTGTATAGaagttaggtatttaaagggtCTTAGTCCTTCCTATCTTTCATGGGAACACTCTGAGAAAGTGTTGATTgtgttactaaataattattatataaagcatcaagtaaagccaaaatttaGTTTTGTGAACcgtctaattttaaataattgaagaATATCCACATCATCCTTAGTTATGGAAAAATGTGCATTAAATGGATTTGAATCAAATAATAGCCATCaactgtaattaattatataaacataataaattttaccccacagagatttttgttatatttatacaactaattaagttaaaatatcaaaattatatttttcttaatttacccacatGAGTTAagggaaaatatattttgatagttttatcataaagtttcagaaaaatcttattgaattaaaattttagcccaaaggaaaattttatatcactagatttttaaaacatgatttacattggtaaaacatgatattatctcaaaattttaaaaataataagcatattatatttttatgcagttATGCAACCTGTAAGTTTTTCTGATATCaaatgtgacattcccgaactgaaggtcgataattataaaatatgaaaataaataattcttcttcaattcggttggatggatattgattatgctatatgGAAAGACGAACCATatgctattactgaaaacaaCATTCCGTATGATGTTGATCTCTATAAAAAATGAGAACGATCTAATTGACTCTGTGTAATGTTCATATAGACCAAAATATCTGCTGGTATGCGTTGTTTTGTCGATCAGtataataatgtcaaagaatcACTGAAGGCTATTGATAAACAGTTTCAGCCTTCAGATAAGGAACTTGCAAGCACCCTAATTATgaaattctcttcattaagacTCACCAGTGTGAAAGTTATGCGAAAGCACATCATGAAAATACGGGATATAACGGCTTGACTAAAGACACTTGAAGTTGAAATGTCTGAAAtttttcttgtgcactacattCTCTTCTATaacaatatggacccttcaaaatttcctacaacacacataagaataaatggtcaatcaatgaattaatgattatgtgtgttcaagaggaagggAGATTGTTGATGGAAACAagtgataatgtatttattactACAGAAGGAAAGTATAAGATGCAAGCCAAAGTCGAGGGAAAAGGGAAATGAATAATTCCACCCCAACATGACATCAAGAAATAATCCAAGTGTTTCGGGGGTAcatgcgtgccttgatgattataCGCTTGAAAACTCGAAGAACTATGCATGGGACGTGAACCGAAAAGGGGGGGGAagctttcttgaaaaataatcaAAGGACGAAGCTTGCTGCTAGAAAAACATGGGGATGGAAGCTGCTGAATGAGGGGAGGGGGCGGCCAAGGGGtgtattaggtttagggtttgatTAGGTTAGGTTTAAGTAGGAAATTTGTGCACTAAAGGccctatttaaaaattaaatggattaaaatgattttgagcccattaagGATTAAAAAAACCCAACAAGTCCaataacactcccgaaaaatatttcgtttaagtacgtttttgaaaatattgtccgaacCCTCAAAAGTCCTCCGAGTCGTTAAGGATTGCGTATCGGTTAAAAATATGATCCAGCTACACAAGGTTTTCAACcgatatattattttcaaaacaaactgaGTTAAGAAAAAgagatatttaaattttagaataataatgaatataagttttttttatggaaCTTTTACTATAAAATGAATGAGAAACTTTAACAATATcacatttattattaaataataataaaaataataatagtaacacatttcaattatttttcctAGCAATACCATATTATATTTATCtgaaatttcaaacaaaatatgaaACCTAAAGAAAATCAAATACTAGAAATAGAAAGTCGACCAATGGATGTCCTTAATTTGTGAACCGCACACCATCTGTCGGGTCACACGTGTATTACACCTTCTTCACCAGTAcgccacacacacatatatatagaatatatataaaataaaaacaatattttaaaaaaaatcccttTATCGTATAtctaattttcataaatcattgaGTTCTGGATCCTATTTTTGTGATTCTTCATAAGCCCACGAAGTTATTCTCTGTTTTTCGGCTGATACTTGGTGGTTCAGCTACCATTTGACTTTTTGTCTGTTTTGTTTTGGTGATTCTTGGTATGTTCTTCCTTGATTGGTTGGTTCTTATGGTTATTATATATTTGGTCGAATTTATGATTATGCCTTTCAGCTTTGAATTTTCTACCTGTTTTTTGCTTTTCTTCTATCTTTTTGCATGTTTGTTAGCTGAATGATTGGATGTATTAATCCGTCGACAAGAGATTTTGTATGTTTTCAGTAATTTCTTGCGGATTATTGTAATATTCTTCATGCAAATAAGATCAAGATTCTTGAAGAACAGGTTAAATTATAGGAATTTGCTGCTGAATCAGTCGAATTTAATTCTATTCTATGGCGGGCATCTGGAAATTTGGTGTTTTGGACGGATTTAGTTTTAtgctttttgttttgtttttggttATTTTGGTCAATACAATTTTGATAAACGGGGTGTACAAAAGGAATCTTGTTATTTGCTGCGAGGCACAATTGGCTAAAGTCATGTGTGGCTCTCTATCTTGCACAAAACATGGTTGTTGGATTGCCAtaaagtttaaaagatttgaattggattgtcactatttttatgtttttgttacAAGTTCAGTCGTCGCATATTGTACATTTTAGAgcgacttttatattgtttcgGTTTTAAAATATTCGCAGTTAGGTAGTGCATATTTCGAAGGAATAGGAATTGAATATCTTTGCTTCATCCTTCAATCCCTGTTATGTGCTGCCCATCCCTTTGAATTTCGCACCAGCTAACACCGAGGTCATCCTTCAACCCCTGTTTGGTGGTTATTTCTTGGAGTGAAGATGAAGTGTTGTTCGGTTGATGATGACATAATTCGGTGCTGCCGATTTGGTGGAAAGTAATGCATTCTAGTATGATGTTGAATTTTATGAGTGATTAGATAAAGTTTTGGGGTTTCTAAGTTGTAGAAAGCAATAGGTGAATCATTTCCGATAAAAGAAATTTTAGGATACACGGTGACCTGAATCCGGAATTATATGGAGCAGTTGATCTACTTGAGTTCTTATGCAAAACACATAGTCCTTGTATTGTAGGATTTGATTTATACTTAATAACACAAGTAATTCTATCTTATTCATTTTACTGAATCAAGAAATCAGCTACATCGACATTTTTCTGATTATGCAATCCTTAGTTACCTTCTCATCATCCTATAGTAAATCTCCGTTTCTTCTATATCCTGGCTTGATGTTACTCTGGTGAAAATATGATCCAAAATAGTTTGACAATTCTCATGTTTCATCTCTACTTTACTCGTACGTGGTGATGAAAATCAATTTGTGTCTCCTGCCATCGGCTCATTATAGTCTGAGAAGTTTCAGAACTTATGAATCTGATTATTTTATGTAGCCCTTCCTTATCCATATGACCATGCAATAATCATCAGATAAAATTACAAGAAACGAAGGAGTGGTTTTCGTCCTTTTGCTATTCATGTCATACTTCTTTTCATGGTCAATCCTTTCGGACGTGCATGGGTGAACGTTCTTGGCTAAGGGAATGTGATTGGGATAATGAGTGGAGGCAGAGACTGGACATAGTTTGGggcatgaaaatgtttatttttgttcaaaatcGTAAAGGTCGGAGCAGGGTGAGTATGAGTTGTCAAGTGTCCGAAGTGAAAAAATTTTCGCTGATAATGATAACAATCGTTATTCGTTTCTTGGCTTTGAAGTTATGAATTGACCTCTGTTAACTGTTGTTTATCTTAGATTTCTGTTAtttcaaaagaaattatttatcCATTAAACTGCAGCATCGCTTGGAAATTCAGGTACTGAATCAACTCTTCATAGTTTTTATCTGAATGGAGGGTGCTAAAAACTTCGAAGAAAATGCTCCTCCTGCACAAGTCGTTCCATCGCTTGATAAAGATCAATCAGAAAGTTCTTCAAGAACCAAAGATGGGGATAGGGAAATGGAAGGTTCTAAATCAGCAATTTTAAATGATGATTTCAATGGGTTGAGTCCGGAAGCAAGTCTCAAATCTGGAACAGATGATCTGACTTCAAATTCTCGAACGGTGCCCGGTGAAATAGAAGCTTCAGAACATAATATTTTCGCACCTGCGGTTGTAAATAATGCCACACACGAAGTGGAAGAGAATATGGAATCACCGGTAGCAAACGACGTGGTTTCAACTTCTCCAGTTGCACAAATGGAAATAAAAACTTCAGAACATAATGTTAACACACCTGTGGTTGGTACTGATGTCCCACATCCAATAGCAGAAAATACTGGATCACTTGAAAGTCACAAAGGCAATAACTCCGAAATACTATTGCAGCAAAGTTCGTCAAATATGTTGGAAAAAAATATAGGCGATGCCTCTGTGGAATGTGTAGGCGATAATTTTGATGGATCTGCAGTTGAGAAGGATGTCCCAGCTGCATCAGTCAGGGATCTAGACACGCGTATGCctcaaaaagaagaaaacttagAGGTCAAAATAGTTGCGTGGCCGTCTCCAGAGGATGAAGATGCACCTTCTGTTTCATCTCCAGATGTGAGAAATGGTAATGCTGCTCAGCTCGTTGCCAAAGTACCTGTAAGTTCCTTGGAGAGTCAGAAATCCATGGGAAATTCTCAACGGACCGATGATATGAAAATAAACAGAGGTCAAATCGACACAGCAGCACCATTTGAATCTGTCAAAGCAGCTGTTTCGAAGTTTGGTGGAATTGTGGACTGGAAAGCCCATCGTGTTCACACTGTCGAGGTATAAACTTCTTTAATTCTTTTTTAACTTCCAGTAGGGGTCTTCTAAGTTATATATGAGAAGGAATTGGTTTTCATATCTATGTCTATGGTTCTCATGGATCATTATAAATCTTTAACACATGATTTCAATAAACCTTCGCATAAAGATACAACTCTTCCCGATAAACCTTCACATAAAGATTGCTTTAAGTGATTCTGGTTGCATACAGAGACGAAAGTTCATTGAACAAGAACTGGAGAAAGCACAGGAGGAGATACCATCTTACAAAAAACAATCTGAAGCTGCTGAAGAGGCAAAAATTCAAGTTTTGAAAGAACTAGACAGCACTAAAAGGCTCATAGAAGAATTGAAGCTTAATCTTGAACGGGCACAAACAGAAGAACACCAAGCAAGACAGGATTCAGAACTTGCTAAGCTAAGGGTTGAAGAGATGGAGCAAGGGATTGCTGATGAAGCTAGCTTTGCAGCCAAGGCGCAGCTTGAAGTTGCCCGAGCAAGGCATGTGGCTGCAGTTACTGAGCTTAAAAGCGTTAAAAATGAATTGGAACAGCTCAAAAGAGACTATGCTGTGCTGGTGGCGGAGAAAAATGCAGCAGTGAGCAAGGCAGAAGAAGCCGTCTCTGCGGCAAAAGAAGTTGAGAAGTCAGTGGAGGATTTGACCATCGAATTAATTACTGCTAAGGAGGCCTTGGAATCTGCGCATGCAGCACATCTGGAGGCAGAGGAACATAGGATTGGAGCAATTATGGCGAAGGAGCAAGACACTCTCAATTGGGAGAAAGAATTAAAGCAAGCGGAGGAGGACTTGGAGACACTGAAACAGCAGATTGCTTCTACGAAGGATCTCAGATCTAAGTTAGACAGTGCAACGACATTACTAACGGATTTGAAAATGGAATTGGCAGCTTATATGGAATCATCAGTAAGTACGGAACTACAGGAGCCAGAAAAAAGAACACGAGGTGATATTCAGGCTGCTGTTGATTCAGCAAAGAAGGAACTTGAAGAAGTTAAACTCAGCATTGAAAAAGCAACAGATGAAGTTAAAATCTTGAGGGTGGCAGCTACTTCGCTAAAATTTGAGCTGGATCGAGAAAAAGCAGAACTTGCCGCCATTCAACAAAGGGAGGGAATGGCGTCAATTGCAGTTTCATCTCTTGAAGCTGAGCTGAACCGGACAAAGTCTGAAATTGCTCTTATTCAGGTGAAGGAGAAAGAAGTGCGAGAGAAAATGGTGGAACTTCCCAAGCAACTACAAGAGACAGCTCAGGAAGCTGATCAGGTGAAGGAACTTGTTGAAACGGCCCGTGGAGAGCTTCGAAAGGCTAAGGAAGAGGCAGAACAGGTGAAGGCAGGAGCAAGTACAATGGAAAGTAGACTGCGTGCTGCTCAGAAGGAAATTGAAGCTGCAAAGGCTTCCGAAATGTTGGCACTAGCAGCTATAAATGCGTTGCAAGAAAGTGAATCTGCTCAAAAAAACGACGAGGACTCACCTACTGGTGTAACTCTTTCGTTAGAAGAGTATTATGAGCTTAGCAAGAGAACTCACGAAGCAGAAGAGCGAGCCAACATACGGGTGGCGGCTGCTATTGCCCAAATTGATGAGGCGAAGGAGTCTGAGTTGAGGGCCTTGAAAAGGCTTGAGGAAGTCACACAAGAGATAGCTGAAAGGAAAAAATCACTAGAAATTGCAATGCTTAAGG includes these proteins:
- the LOC140975258 gene encoding protein WEAK CHLOROPLAST MOVEMENT UNDER BLUE LIGHT 1-like, with translation MEGAKNFEENAPPAQVVPSLDKDQSESSSRTKDGDREMEGSKSAILNDDFNGLSPEASLKSGTDDLTSNSRTVPGEIEASEHNIFAPAVVNNATHEVEENMESPVANDVVSTSPVAQMEIKTSEHNVNTPVVGTDVPHPIAENTGSLESHKGNNSEILLQQSSSNMLEKNIGDASVECVGDNFDGSAVEKDVPAASVRDLDTRMPQKEENLEVKIVAWPSPEDEDAPSVSSPDVRNGNAAQLVAKVPVSSLESQKSMGNSQRTDDMKINRGQIDTAAPFESVKAAVSKFGGIVDWKAHRVHTVERRKFIEQELEKAQEEIPSYKKQSEAAEEAKIQVLKELDSTKRLIEELKLNLERAQTEEHQARQDSELAKLRVEEMEQGIADEASFAAKAQLEVARARHVAAVTELKSVKNELEQLKRDYAVLVAEKNAAVSKAEEAVSAAKEVEKSVEDLTIELITAKEALESAHAAHLEAEEHRIGAIMAKEQDTLNWEKELKQAEEDLETLKQQIASTKDLRSKLDSATTLLTDLKMELAAYMESSVSTELQEPEKRTRGDIQAAVDSAKKELEEVKLSIEKATDEVKILRVAATSLKFELDREKAELAAIQQREGMASIAVSSLEAELNRTKSEIALIQVKEKEVREKMVELPKQLQETAQEADQVKELVETARGELRKAKEEAEQVKAGASTMESRLRAAQKEIEAAKASEMLALAAINALQESESAQKNDEDSPTGVTLSLEEYYELSKRTHEAEERANIRVAAAIAQIDEAKESELRALKRLEEVTQEIAERKKSLEIAMLKAEQAKEGKLGVEQELRKWRAEHEQRRRASESVPPAINVSKSPRASFDDSKAYESRNFISIPDVSTLHQRLSPRSYTSVTENDSSPDVRAPTKKKKKSFFPRIFMFLARKKAQANKSA